From one Accipiter gentilis chromosome 3, bAccGen1.1, whole genome shotgun sequence genomic stretch:
- the CCDC142 gene encoding coiled-coil domain-containing protein 142 isoform X1, translating into MEDGGPERRGGEPCLQVGEGDGAGLSGLIFLLRTARPPLLPPGDGAARGEPAETGSSSLGGLARSLQKAEAMLRSCVSPGLRRLLPPRPRQRGYDGSEDEEEEEEEEMPALLAPLEQSFQGLRRCLCVWEDPRTETFRGHVRPQPGDGTAAFSYHPVHPRVAERGAALHALLQHRHYLRLARDYSRRLKAASDFLRQLLALAEQPEPPTGELGAGWPLRGLCQELRMHAGHWSGLRRRMRSDPWLRPLLLRRHELVAHMRRALLLLALHATRLAERHAEVRLRGLARASPAVAPSPALLSDLFQGLEIYNQVVGDLALELGTAGRLPAGIAGCHGVTGDRSHAFPAARVLGILAAERGWLVAERLQPLLQPWDGGGGAEHVCWEDAMVPWPPERSTTVAADTGPSGREELPGLAGELKALCREDEELMGLVLGGLVASADSLWHHVLHGPKQEKPAAASPEPLELPASSPGTAARPSSTGWKSVRWLDASRAPAAEALHAQYRPLFWGTAGAALGHRLGLPHCGVGRTVAAARELSRTLAQARVPRECEEELGRLCLRLLCWGVLWSWERDFTCALGSGLSDKCSGEPVLVAGPVRSRTAWCLQRLYPALAFALRCLRPLPACLPGCPPGSPCLRLQVLGRCLATAQAACSWLMGRACRYLAAWALPQFLLVTQGDLQLLKMETERLVVLVSGTFPEPGDAPPQLPLALLSHQEQQLCQQIHSMAASIQLFSGEVLKMFSTDCKRMSAEIFDQTMPLGKHWRVGLRADLPSSPSAYAAAAAQAVLGQVLQGAQLLPRDAQAPALARVTTAFLEAWMDHILAQRIKFSLQGALQLRQDFELVRELVGSERYGLAPETRQSLLSLRVFQQMDGAILCLLQQPGGAAGGAPRPWHSLRRCCSDDGAHPQELGAGSLHGLETLETPAAAAGTPPAAGSAEVPARLRSGVPESYLSGSQQQWLSLRLHRARRWRVPGLPCVGNSPES; encoded by the exons ATGGAGGACGGCGGCCCTGAGCGTCGCGGCGGGGAGCCCTGCCTGCAG GTGGGTGAAGGCGATGGCGCCGGTCTGAGCggcctcatcttcctcctccggACGGCCCGCCCGCCCCTGCTCCCCCCGGGGGATGGGGCTGCCCGGGGGGAACCCGCCGAGACAG gcagcagctctctggGGGGCCTGGCCCGCTCCCTGCAGAAGGCAGAGGCCATGCTGCGCAGCTGCGTCAGCCCCGGCCTGCGGCGCCTGctgcccccgcggccccgccagcGCGGCTACGACGGCAGCGAGGacgaagaggaggaagaggaggaagaaatgccAGCCCTCCTGGCTCCGCTGGAGCAGAGCTTCCAGGGGCTGCGCCGCTGCCTTTGCGTCTGGGAGGACCCCCGCACCGAGACCTTCCGGGGCCACGTGCGGCCCCAGCCTGGCGATGGCACCGCCGCCTTCTCCTACCACCCCGTCCACCCGCGTGTGGCTGAGCGTGGCGCCGCCCTTCATGCCCTGCTGCAGCACCGCCACTACCTCCGCCTCGCACGCGACTACAGCCGCCGGCTGAAGGCCGCCTCTGACTTTCTCCGCCAGCTCCTGGCACTGGCGGAGCAGCCAGAGCCGCCGACGGGGGAGCTGGGGGCCGGCTGGCCGCTGCGGGGGCTCTGCCAGGAGCTGCGGATGCACGCTGGCCACTGGAGTGGGCTGCGGCGGCGGATGCGCAGTGACCCGTGGCTGCGGCCGCTGCTGCTGCGCAGGCATGAGTTGGTGGCACACATGCGgcgggcgctgctgctgctggcactgcacgCCACGCGGCTGGCCGAGCGCCACGCCGAGGTGCGGCTGCGGGGGCTGGCTCGGGCCAGTCCTGCCGTTGCCCCCTCTCCGGCGCTGCTCTCTGACCTCTTCCAGGGCCTGGAGATCTACAACCAGGTGGTGGGCGACCTGGCCCTGGAGCTGGGCACCGCCGGTCGCCTGCCTGCTGGCATTGCTGGCTGCCACGGGGTCACGGGGGACCGCTCCCATGCCTTCCCCGCAGCCagggtactggggatactggcGGCTGAGCGGGGCTGGCTGGTGGCCGAGCGGCTCCAGCCCCTCCTGCAGCCATGGGACGGTGGCGGCGGGGCAGAACACGTCTGCTGGGAGGATGCCATGGTGCCTTGGCCCCCGGAGCGCAGCACCACGGTGGCGGCGGATACGGGACCCTCTGGACGGGAGGAGCTGCCGGGCCTCGCTGGGGAGCTGAAGGCACTGTGCAGGGAGGACGAGGAGCTGATGGGCCTCGTCCTGGGGGGCCTGGTGGCCTCCGCCGACAGCCTCTGGCACCACGTCCTCCACGGGCCCAAGCAGGAGAAGCCAGCGGCAGCGAGCCCCGAGCCCCTGGAACTGCCGGCGTCCAGCCCAGGCACGGCTGCCAGGCCAAGCTCTACTGGCTGGAAGTCGGTGCGGTGGCTGGACGCCTCCCGCGCGCCAGCGGCCGAGGCCCTGCACGCCCAGTACCGCCCGCTCTTCTGGGGGactgctggtgctgctctgggTCACCGCCTGGGACTGCCACACTGTGGGGTCGGCAGGACCGTGGCCGCCGCGAGGGAGCTGAGCCGCACTCTTGCCCAGG cccgtgtcCCCCGGGAGTGCGAGGAGGAGCTGGGACGGCTCTGCCTGCGCCTGCTCTGCTGGGGCGTCCTCTGGAGCTGGGAGAGAG ACTTCACCTGCGCCCTGGGCTCGGGTCTGTCCGACAAGTGCTCGGGGGAGCCGGTGCTGGTGGCAGGACCGGTGCGGAGCAGGACGGCGTGGTGCCTGCAGCGGCTCTACCCAGCCCTAGCCTTCGCCCTGCGATGCCTGcggcccctgcctgcctgcctgcccg gaTGTCCCCCTGGCTCGCCCTGCCTGCGCCTGCAGGTGCTGGGCCGCTGCCTGGCCACGGCACAGGCTGCCTGCTCCTGGCTGATGGGCAGAGCCTGCCGGTACCTGGCGGCCTGGGCCCTGCCCCAGTTCCTGCTCGTCACCCAGGGGGACCTGCAG ctgctgaagatggagacagagaggctggtggtgctggtgaGCGGGACCTTCCCGGAGCCTGGGGatgcccccccccagctgcctctgGCCCTGCTGTCCCACCAGGAGCAACAGCTCTGCCAGCAGATTCACTCCATGGCTGCCAGCATTCAG CTCTTCTCAGGGGAGGTGCTGAAGATGTTCTCCACCGACTGCAAGCGGATGTCGGCGGAGATCTTCGACCAGACCATGCCGCTGGGCAAGCACTGGAGGGTCGGCCTCCGTGCCG acctgcccagctcccccagcgcgtacgcggcggcggcggcccaggCGGTGCTGGGCCAGGTGCTGCAGggtgcccagctcctgccccgcGATGCCCAGGCGCCCGCCCTGGCCCGGGTGACCACGGCTTTCTTGGAGGCTTGGATGGATCACATCCTGGCCCAGAGGATCAAGTTCAG CCTGCAGGGAGCCTTGCAGCTGCGGCAGGACTTTGAGCTGGTGCGGGAGCTGGTGGGGTCGGAGCGCTACGGGCTGGCCCCCGAGACCCGGCAGTCCCTGCTCTCCCTCCGAGTCTTCCAGCAGATGGACGGGGCCatcctctgcctcctgcagcagcccggcggggcggccgggggggcccCCCGCCCCTGGCACTCCCTGCGCCGCTGCT GCTCGGACGACGGTGCCCACCCACAGGAGCTGGGCGCGGGCAGCCTGCACGGCCTGGAGACCCTGGAGAcgccggcggcagcagcggggacccccccggccgCCGGCAGCGCCGAGGTGCCGGCACGGCTACGGAGCGGCGTCCCCGAGTCCTACCTGTcgggcagccagcagcagtggcTGTCGCTGCGGCTTCACCGGGCCCGGCGCTGGCGCGTACCCGGACTGCCCTGCGTCGGCAACAGCCCCGAGTCCTGA
- the CCDC142 gene encoding coiled-coil domain-containing protein 142 isoform X2: MLRSCVSPGLRRLLPPRPRQRGYDGSEDEEEEEEEEMPALLAPLEQSFQGLRRCLCVWEDPRTETFRGHVRPQPGDGTAAFSYHPVHPRVAERGAALHALLQHRHYLRLARDYSRRLKAASDFLRQLLALAEQPEPPTGELGAGWPLRGLCQELRMHAGHWSGLRRRMRSDPWLRPLLLRRHELVAHMRRALLLLALHATRLAERHAEVRLRGLARASPAVAPSPALLSDLFQGLEIYNQVVGDLALELGTAGRLPAGIAGCHGVTGDRSHAFPAARVLGILAAERGWLVAERLQPLLQPWDGGGGAEHVCWEDAMVPWPPERSTTVAADTGPSGREELPGLAGELKALCREDEELMGLVLGGLVASADSLWHHVLHGPKQEKPAAASPEPLELPASSPGTAARPSSTGWKSVRWLDASRAPAAEALHAQYRPLFWGTAGAALGHRLGLPHCGVGRTVAAARELSRTLAQARVPRECEEELGRLCLRLLCWGVLWSWERDFTCALGSGLSDKCSGEPVLVAGPVRSRTAWCLQRLYPALAFALRCLRPLPACLPGCPPGSPCLRLQVLGRCLATAQAACSWLMGRACRYLAAWALPQFLLVTQGDLQLLKMETERLVVLVSGTFPEPGDAPPQLPLALLSHQEQQLCQQIHSMAASIQLFSGEVLKMFSTDCKRMSAEIFDQTMPLGKHWRVGLRADLPSSPSAYAAAAAQAVLGQVLQGAQLLPRDAQAPALARVTTAFLEAWMDHILAQRIKFSLQGALQLRQDFELVRELVGSERYGLAPETRQSLLSLRVFQQMDGAILCLLQQPGGAAGGAPRPWHSLRRCCSDDGAHPQELGAGSLHGLETLETPAAAAGTPPAAGSAEVPARLRSGVPESYLSGSQQQWLSLRLHRARRWRVPGLPCVGNSPES; encoded by the exons ATGCTGCGCAGCTGCGTCAGCCCCGGCCTGCGGCGCCTGctgcccccgcggccccgccagcGCGGCTACGACGGCAGCGAGGacgaagaggaggaagaggaggaagaaatgccAGCCCTCCTGGCTCCGCTGGAGCAGAGCTTCCAGGGGCTGCGCCGCTGCCTTTGCGTCTGGGAGGACCCCCGCACCGAGACCTTCCGGGGCCACGTGCGGCCCCAGCCTGGCGATGGCACCGCCGCCTTCTCCTACCACCCCGTCCACCCGCGTGTGGCTGAGCGTGGCGCCGCCCTTCATGCCCTGCTGCAGCACCGCCACTACCTCCGCCTCGCACGCGACTACAGCCGCCGGCTGAAGGCCGCCTCTGACTTTCTCCGCCAGCTCCTGGCACTGGCGGAGCAGCCAGAGCCGCCGACGGGGGAGCTGGGGGCCGGCTGGCCGCTGCGGGGGCTCTGCCAGGAGCTGCGGATGCACGCTGGCCACTGGAGTGGGCTGCGGCGGCGGATGCGCAGTGACCCGTGGCTGCGGCCGCTGCTGCTGCGCAGGCATGAGTTGGTGGCACACATGCGgcgggcgctgctgctgctggcactgcacgCCACGCGGCTGGCCGAGCGCCACGCCGAGGTGCGGCTGCGGGGGCTGGCTCGGGCCAGTCCTGCCGTTGCCCCCTCTCCGGCGCTGCTCTCTGACCTCTTCCAGGGCCTGGAGATCTACAACCAGGTGGTGGGCGACCTGGCCCTGGAGCTGGGCACCGCCGGTCGCCTGCCTGCTGGCATTGCTGGCTGCCACGGGGTCACGGGGGACCGCTCCCATGCCTTCCCCGCAGCCagggtactggggatactggcGGCTGAGCGGGGCTGGCTGGTGGCCGAGCGGCTCCAGCCCCTCCTGCAGCCATGGGACGGTGGCGGCGGGGCAGAACACGTCTGCTGGGAGGATGCCATGGTGCCTTGGCCCCCGGAGCGCAGCACCACGGTGGCGGCGGATACGGGACCCTCTGGACGGGAGGAGCTGCCGGGCCTCGCTGGGGAGCTGAAGGCACTGTGCAGGGAGGACGAGGAGCTGATGGGCCTCGTCCTGGGGGGCCTGGTGGCCTCCGCCGACAGCCTCTGGCACCACGTCCTCCACGGGCCCAAGCAGGAGAAGCCAGCGGCAGCGAGCCCCGAGCCCCTGGAACTGCCGGCGTCCAGCCCAGGCACGGCTGCCAGGCCAAGCTCTACTGGCTGGAAGTCGGTGCGGTGGCTGGACGCCTCCCGCGCGCCAGCGGCCGAGGCCCTGCACGCCCAGTACCGCCCGCTCTTCTGGGGGactgctggtgctgctctgggTCACCGCCTGGGACTGCCACACTGTGGGGTCGGCAGGACCGTGGCCGCCGCGAGGGAGCTGAGCCGCACTCTTGCCCAGG cccgtgtcCCCCGGGAGTGCGAGGAGGAGCTGGGACGGCTCTGCCTGCGCCTGCTCTGCTGGGGCGTCCTCTGGAGCTGGGAGAGAG ACTTCACCTGCGCCCTGGGCTCGGGTCTGTCCGACAAGTGCTCGGGGGAGCCGGTGCTGGTGGCAGGACCGGTGCGGAGCAGGACGGCGTGGTGCCTGCAGCGGCTCTACCCAGCCCTAGCCTTCGCCCTGCGATGCCTGcggcccctgcctgcctgcctgcccg gaTGTCCCCCTGGCTCGCCCTGCCTGCGCCTGCAGGTGCTGGGCCGCTGCCTGGCCACGGCACAGGCTGCCTGCTCCTGGCTGATGGGCAGAGCCTGCCGGTACCTGGCGGCCTGGGCCCTGCCCCAGTTCCTGCTCGTCACCCAGGGGGACCTGCAG ctgctgaagatggagacagagaggctggtggtgctggtgaGCGGGACCTTCCCGGAGCCTGGGGatgcccccccccagctgcctctgGCCCTGCTGTCCCACCAGGAGCAACAGCTCTGCCAGCAGATTCACTCCATGGCTGCCAGCATTCAG CTCTTCTCAGGGGAGGTGCTGAAGATGTTCTCCACCGACTGCAAGCGGATGTCGGCGGAGATCTTCGACCAGACCATGCCGCTGGGCAAGCACTGGAGGGTCGGCCTCCGTGCCG acctgcccagctcccccagcgcgtacgcggcggcggcggcccaggCGGTGCTGGGCCAGGTGCTGCAGggtgcccagctcctgccccgcGATGCCCAGGCGCCCGCCCTGGCCCGGGTGACCACGGCTTTCTTGGAGGCTTGGATGGATCACATCCTGGCCCAGAGGATCAAGTTCAG CCTGCAGGGAGCCTTGCAGCTGCGGCAGGACTTTGAGCTGGTGCGGGAGCTGGTGGGGTCGGAGCGCTACGGGCTGGCCCCCGAGACCCGGCAGTCCCTGCTCTCCCTCCGAGTCTTCCAGCAGATGGACGGGGCCatcctctgcctcctgcagcagcccggcggggcggccgggggggcccCCCGCCCCTGGCACTCCCTGCGCCGCTGCT GCTCGGACGACGGTGCCCACCCACAGGAGCTGGGCGCGGGCAGCCTGCACGGCCTGGAGACCCTGGAGAcgccggcggcagcagcggggacccccccggccgCCGGCAGCGCCGAGGTGCCGGCACGGCTACGGAGCGGCGTCCCCGAGTCCTACCTGTcgggcagccagcagcagtggcTGTCGCTGCGGCTTCACCGGGCCCGGCGCTGGCGCGTACCCGGACTGCCCTGCGTCGGCAACAGCCCCGAGTCCTGA